From Hippoglossus stenolepis isolate QCI-W04-F060 chromosome 4, HSTE1.2, whole genome shotgun sequence, a single genomic window includes:
- the tmem160 gene encoding transmembrane protein 160: MASLGLFLRRQLPQALAHYARVVKLRRRSPCAGAPPLLLLRRLHGPGRLRNVEKGPWGKSRGPELQQQQYPLTDLDKADALMLRKSHETGFLSWFRNGLLATGIGVIAFVQSEVGREAGYAFFILGGVCVSFGGASYLGSIFALRRMMQLSVPALLLQGAAVGSVALFWLCAVSLYIGRLEVEIIHDEEEGEGEEDDECRECRERRELRGYRGSHSSEDSDSRGPTK; this comes from the exons ATGGCTTCCCTGGGCTTGTTCCTGAGGAGGCAGCTGCCGCAGGCCCTGGCCCACTACGCCCGGGTGGTGAAGCTCCGGCGCCGGTCTCCATGCGCCGGGGccccgccgctgctgctgctgcggaggcTGCACGGCCCGGGCCGGCTGCGGAATGTGGAGAAGGGACCGTGGGGGAAGAGCCGGGGGCcggagctccagcagcagcagtaccCGCTCACAGACCTCGATAAGGCGGACGCTTTG aTGCTGAGAAAGTCCCATGAAACAG GATTCCTGTCGTGGTTCAGGAACGGTCTGCTGGCCACTGGGATCGGAGTCATCGCATTCGTCCAGAGTGAAGTGGGCCGAGAAGCCGGCTACG CCTTCTTCATCCTGGGAGGTGTGTGCGTGTCGTTTGGCGGCGCCTCTTACCTCGGCAGCATCTTCGCCCTGCGGAGGATGATGCAGCTGTCTGTGCCAGCGCTGCTGCTCCAGGGGGCCGCGGTGGGCAGCGTCGCCCTCTTTTGGCTCTGCGCGGTATCTCTCTACATCGGCCGCCTGGAGGTGGAGATCATCCACgatgaggaagagggggagggagaggaggacgacGAGTGCCGTGAGTGCCGCGAGAGGCGGGAACTCCGGGGCTACAGAGGCTCCCACAGCAGTGAGGACAGTGACAGCAGGGGGCCGACGAAGTAG
- the egln2 gene encoding prolyl hydroxylase EGLN2 translates to MESLGHRDLLNPSSSRGSVAASAPQQQQQQQQGGTSGRAPVEIHRAYRADMGLKGFCAPAAGSPTAAELLAGLASQTDSPGITAPTKKCKTGVPLYNAGLVSPSATVEGSHAGVTAHTPSGYPPQMKGVAGVTGDLVYPFTSRAFRGENGDRTGHEKCPLAMRRMKGDLKVRQVPPQKRRGGENRDMETLNGLVVGSPGSGGSVSPAFAPRDIKRRWLAEGSVAHKSPENPRVARAVAPLTATFNCSNSSHCNQMTISCVHCVPPQSPFTPPSLHTNQHNGLKVASLGSPSASSQTSSVEANCIPTTPPPTGAGWSAERIAQQYIVPCMKYYGICVKDNFLGLQLGDRVLEEVDVLNHSGKFQGGQLVSQRSIPSGNIRGDQIAWVEGQEPGCKSITALMAHIDEAVMYSAANGQLGDCVINGRTKAMVACYPGNGAGYVRHVDNPNGDGRCITCIYYLNKNWDVKKQGGLLQIYPEGKNVVANIEPLFDRLLIFWSDRRNPHEVKPAYATRYAITVWYFDAKERAEAKEKYLLATGQKGVQVPVTQNNRT, encoded by the exons ATGGAGAGCTTGGGACACAGGGACCTTTTAAACCCGAGCTCCTCCCGCGGATCCGTCGCAGCCTCAgccccgcagcagcagcagcagcagcagcagggggggaCGAGCGGCCGAGCACCGGTAGAGATCCACCGCGCGTACCGGGCGGACATGGGGCTGAAAGGCTTCTGCGCGCCGGCGGCCGGGAGCCCCACCGCCGCGGAGCTCCTCGCGGGTCTGGCCTCTCAGACCGACTCACCTGGGATCACCGCGCCGACGAAGAAGTGCAAGACCGGCGTGCCGCTCTACAACGCCGGGTTGGTGTCTCCCTCCGCCACCGTGGAGGGCAGCCACGCAGGCGTCACTGCGCACACGCCCAGCGGTTACCCGCCGCAGATGAAGGGGGTTGCGGGTGTAACTGGTGACCTCGTTTACCCCTTCACCAGCAGGGCCTTTCGGGGGGAGAACGGGGACCGGACTGGTCATGAGAAGTGCCCTTTAgcgatgaggaggatgaagggtgACCTGAAAGTCAGACAGGTGCCCCCACAGAAACGGAGGGGTGGAGAGAACCGGGACATGGAGACTCTTAATGGGCTGGTGGTGGGGTCACCGGGGTCAGGGGGCTCTGTGAGTCCTGCATTTGCCCCCAGAGACATAAAGAGGAGATGGTTGGCCGAGGGAAGCGTGGCCCACAAATCTCCAGAGAACCCCAGGGTGGCACGAGCAGTCGCCCCACTCACAGCCACCTTCAACTGCAGCAACAGTTCCCATTGCAACCAAATGACTATCAGTTGTGTGCACTGTGTCCCCCCCCAGTCTCCCTTCACCCCTCCTTCCCTTCACACTAACCAGCACAATGGACTCAAGGTGGCCTCCTTGGGCTCGCCATCTGCATCCAGCCAGACCTCATCCGTGGAGGCCAATTGCATCCCGACCACCCCACCTCCCACAGGGGCCGGCTGGTCGGCTGAGCGCATCGCCCAGCAGTACATCGTCCCCTGCATGAAATACTACGGCATCTGCGTGAAGGACAACTTTCTGGGCCTTCAGCTGGGCGACAGGGTCCTGGAGGAAGTGGATGTCCTAAACCACAGCGGGAAATTTCAGGGCGGGCAGCTGGTGAGCCAGAGGAGCATCCCCTCAGGGAACATCCGGGGCGACCAGATCGCCTGGGTGGAGGGACAGGAGCCCGGCTGCAAGAGCATCACGGCGCTGATGGCTCACATTGATGAGGCCGTCATGTACAGCGCAGCCAATGGACAGCTGGGCGACTGTGTCATCAATGGACGCACCAAG GCCATGGTTGCCTGTTACCCGGGTAACGGGGCAGGGTATGTCCGCCATGTTGACAATCCTAACGGTGACGGTCGCTGCATCACATGTATCTACTACCTTAACAAGAACTGGGATGTGAAG AAACAAGGAGGGTTGTTGCAGATCTACCCTGAAGGTAAAAATGTGGTCGCCAACATCGAACCTCTGTTTGACCGACTGCTCATCTTCTGGTCCGACCGCAGGAACCCGCATGAAGTCAAGCCAGCCTACGCCACTCG CTATGCCATCACAGTCTGGTACTTTGATGCcaaagagagagcagaggctAAAGAGAAATACTTATTGG CAACGGGACAGAAAGGTGTTCAAGTGCCTGTCACTCAAAACAACAGGACATAG